A single region of the Chrysoperla carnea chromosome 5, inChrCarn1.1, whole genome shotgun sequence genome encodes:
- the LOC123299819 gene encoding sodium- and chloride-dependent GABA transporter 2-like encodes MANNKKQNNNVFEVADSRTNLIPTRPSWDRPLEFFLSLIGYAIGLGNVWRFPYLCYKRGGGAFLIPYSIMLVTLGLPIFFLELAVGQFTSMGPTEVFKNIAPAFHGVGYATLVVIALVVIYYMVIVAWTIFYTFASFRSELQWGSCLNSFNSRDCYSSLEEVKCTDKNLGNINDTIFWNKTCTSVKQICEDHHLFFNDVKNCRNGTDGPLVAINKVISRIYASQEYYENRVLGAKDATWENFGYPQWELVLCLLLAWIIVYFCMIKGVQSAGKAVYFTALFPYVILTALFIRGITLPGAMTGLKAYMAVDLNLLTEVDTWADAASQIFYAFGIGCGSLITLASYNELTNNCHRDAILVSIANAFTSLFAGFCIFAVLGFLAHNLDMPVSEVVTDGPGLAFVAYPEAVLRMPLPQLWSVLFFFMLFILGLGSQFAGIEAISTTILDHWPHLRDRQPMVVLGICVTFFLLAIPMCCNGGIYLFTLMDKNTASWAILLIALAEVGSVSWVYGCDRFLKKDLPLMKMVLSKFAIVYWKSVLIFISPLFLVGVFVFTMATYTPASYGTSYVFPYWADAIGWAISLSTLAPMFGFLIYQVCYLKNDWKTLFTPTNLWGPAEVPKSHKTSTVSNINLGLSPKS; translated from the exons gtcGCTGATTCCAGAACAAATTTAATACCAACACGACCGAGTTGGGATCGACCACTTGAATTTTTTCTATCACTGATTGGTTATGCTATTGGCTTGGGCAATGTATGGCGTTTTccatatttatgttataaacgGGGCGGGG GTGCAtttttaataccatacagtattaTGTTAGTTACATTGGgtttaccaatattttttttggaattagcTGTTGGACAATTCACAAGTATGGGTCCTAcggaagtatttaaaaatattgcaccGGCTTTTCATGGTGTTGGATATGCAACACTTGTGGTTATTGCGTTAGTTGTTATTTACTATATGGTTATTGTAGCGTGGACTATTTTTTATACGTTTGCGTCGTTTCGCAGTGAATTACAATGGGGATCATGcctaaatagttttaattcacgag ACTGTTACAGTAGTTTAGAAGAAGTCAAATGTACTGATAAAAATTTAGGTAATATTAACGatacaattttttggaataaaactTGTACATCAGTCAAGCAAATTTGCGAAgatcatcatttattttttaatgatgtgAAAAATTGTCGTAATGGAACAGATGGACCTTTAGTTGccataaataaagtaataagtCGTATTTATGCATCACAAGAATATTATGAAAATCGTGTACTTGGTGCAAAAGATGCAACATGGGAAAATTTTGGATATCCACAATGGGAATTAGTTTTGTGCTTATTATTAGCATGGATTATTGTATACTTTTGTATGATTAAAGGTGTTCAATCGGCCGGAAAAGCGGTTTATTTTACGGCACTATTTCCATATGTTATTTTAACTGCCCTATTTATACGTGGAATTACGTTACCTGGTGCAATGACTGGTCTAAAAGCATACATGGctgttgatttaaatttattaaccgAAGTAGATACATGGGCAGATGCAGCTTCACAGATTTTCTATGCGTTCGGAATTGGATGTGGATCTTTAATTACATTGGCTTCGTATAATGAGCTTACGAATAACTGCCATCGAGATGCAATTTTGGTTTCTATAGCAAACGCATTTACCTCATTATTCGCTGGATTTTGTATATTTGCTGTACTCGGATTTTTGGCACACAATTTAGATATGCCTGTTAGTGAGGTAGTAACAGATGGACCTGGGCTAGCATTTGTTGCATATCCCGAGGCAGTGCTAAGGATGCCACTGCCACAATTATGGTCCGTATTATTCTTCTTTATGTTATTCATTTTGGGATTGGGAAGTCAATTTGCTGGTATTGAGGCGATAAGTACAACAATTTTAGACCATTGGCCACATTTACGGGATCGTCAACCGATGGTTGTTTTAGGGATTTGTGTAACATTCTTTCTTTTGGCTATACCAATGTGTTGTAATGGTGGTATTTACTTGTTTACATTAATGGATAAGAATACAGCTTCATGGGCGATTTTATTAATCGCATTGGCAGAAGTTGGCTCAGTATCTTGGGTGTATGGATGTGATCGATTTTTGAAGAAAGATTTGCCATTAATGAAAATGGTTTTGTCGAAATTTGCAATCGTTTATTGGAAAtcagtattaatatttatttccccGTTATTTTTAGTT GGTGTATTCGTATTTACAATGGCAACATACACGCCAGCCTCGTATGGTACATCATACGTATTTCCATATTGGGCGGATGCAATTGGTTGGGCAATAAGTTTAAGTACCTTAGCACCAATGTTTGGTTTCCTAATATATCAAGTTTGTTATTTAAAGAAC GATTGGAAAACATTATTTACACCAACAAATTTATGGGGCCCAGCAGAAGTACCAAAATCACATAAAACATCGACGGTTTCGAATATTAATTTAGGTTTATCACCAAAATCATAA
- the LOC123301256 gene encoding trypsin beta-like, whose protein sequence is MTQTFEAEPGYMDNKRLIGGKPATINTFPFQVQVEIDGKLVCAGVIVSDRIILSAAHSFKDGVLNESTVFVRAGTSKRGGCDGVLMEVEKVENHEKFGHSINPFDYDISILWLKKPLNFKKSIHSIPIARHITNTSIDLFKTFYVAGWGVEKEGSRNYTDVLKFIEIHLVNWTVCNEMYEGILTERMICAGNLKVDACQGDSGGGLVHNNILYGIVSWGLGCGRFPGLYTDIIKFRDWINERTGILGEDRLET, encoded by the exons ATGACTCAAACGTTTGAAGCAGAACCTGGCTATATGGATAACAAACGTTTAATTGGTGGTAAACCAGCAACAATTAATACTTTTCCATTTCAAGTACAAGTGGAAATTGATGGAAAACTAGTTTGTGCAGGAGTAATTGTTAGTGACAGAATTATATTAAGTGCTGCACATTCTTTTAAAGATGGCGTTTTAAATGAAAGTACCGTATTTGTTCGTGCTGGCACTTCCAAACGTGGTGGATGTGATGGCGTTTTAATGGAAGTTGAAAAAGtggaaaatcatgaaaaatttgGGCATAGTATTAATCCTTTTGATTacgatatttcaattttatgg CTGAAAAaacctttaaattttaaaaaatcaatacattCAATACCAATAGCAAGGCATATTACAAATACATCCATTGATCTGTTTAAAACGTTTTACGTAGCTGGTTGGGGTGTAGAAAAAGAAGGTTCACGTAATTATACTgatgttttaaaattcattgaaatacaTTTGGTAAATTGGACTGTATGCAATGAAATGTATGAGGGTATTCTTACAGAACGGATGATATGTGCGGGAAACTTAAAAGTTGATGCATGTCAAGGCGATTCTGGAGGTGGATTAGTGCATAACaacattttgtatggtattgtTTCTTGGGGTTTGGGCTGTGGACGATTTCCTGGTTTATACACAGATATAATCAAATTTCGAGACTGGATAAATGAAAGAACTGGTATACTTGGTGAAGACAGACTTGAAACTTGA
- the LOC123301257 gene encoding uncharacterized protein LOC123301257 codes for MKLQASTGKLRTNLKPNAFPSLHLSSSQFLHAETSNINLNKTASKRPGSPIASTSRKIMAINIEEEHIRPAFQIGGQLIEALSGEQSENYISSFLGDDRDAYL; via the exons ATGAAACTCCAGGCTTCAACAGGAAAATTGCGAACTAACTTAAAGCCTAATGCTTTTCCTAGCCTCCACTTAAGTA gttcaCAATTTTTACATGCAGAGACCTCGaacataaatttgaacaaaactgCATCAAAACGACCTG gatCGCCTATTGCTTCTACGAGTCGAAAGATTATGGCCATAAATATCGAAGAAGAACATATTCGACCTGCGTTTCAAATAG gcggtCAATTGATTGAAGCGCTATCTGGTGAACAGAGTGAGAACTATATCTCAAGTTTCCTTGGTGATGATAGAGATGCCTAtctatag